The following are encoded together in the Mumia sp. Pv4-285 genome:
- a CDS encoding lysine N(6)-hydroxylase/L-ornithine N(5)-oxygenase family protein, which yields MTYDLIGIGIGPFNLGLACLADPLDDVDALFLDESPEFRWHPGMMLEGATIQVPFLADLVTLADPTSRFSFLSFLKQTGRLYPFYIRESFYPLRAEYDAYCRWAADQLGSLRWGRRVVAVEHHEADDSYVVRARTDDGSIETYRTRHVVLGTGTRPTLPDAARGLDGPWLHSADYLTHRDALCRAESVTIVGSGQSAAEIYRDLLEGVHDHAYRLDWVTRSPRFFPMEYTKLTLEMTSPEYTDHFHALPLELRQLLGREQRGLYKGISGDLVDDIYDTLYRKSATAPVPTTLLTDTALVDARWDGSEFVLRLRHDQLGEEYERRTERLVLATGYAAAVPQCLDPVRHLLAFDELGRFAVGRDYAVDGDRRRVFVQNGEEHTHGLTAPDLGFGAWRSSTILAAVTGREVYPVERRIAFQEFGVPAGASTLPARSREGVGLR from the coding sequence GTGACGTACGACCTCATCGGGATCGGCATCGGTCCGTTCAACCTCGGCCTCGCCTGCCTTGCGGATCCGCTCGACGACGTGGACGCGCTCTTCCTCGACGAGTCGCCCGAGTTCCGGTGGCATCCCGGGATGATGCTCGAGGGCGCGACGATCCAGGTGCCGTTCCTCGCCGACCTCGTCACGCTGGCGGACCCGACGTCACGGTTCTCGTTCCTCAGCTTCCTGAAGCAGACGGGCCGGCTCTACCCGTTCTACATCCGGGAGAGCTTCTACCCGCTGCGCGCGGAGTACGACGCCTACTGCCGCTGGGCGGCCGACCAGCTCGGATCGTTGCGCTGGGGCCGGCGTGTCGTCGCGGTCGAGCACCACGAGGCCGACGACTCGTACGTCGTGCGTGCGCGCACCGATGACGGGTCCATCGAGACGTACCGTACGAGGCACGTCGTCCTCGGCACCGGCACACGGCCGACCCTCCCGGACGCGGCGCGCGGTCTCGACGGACCGTGGCTGCACAGCGCCGACTACCTCACGCACCGCGACGCTCTGTGCCGCGCGGAGTCGGTCACGATCGTCGGCAGCGGGCAGTCCGCCGCGGAGATCTACCGGGACCTGCTCGAGGGCGTCCACGACCACGCGTACCGGCTCGACTGGGTCACGCGGTCGCCGCGGTTCTTCCCCATGGAGTACACGAAGCTGACGCTCGAGATGACGTCGCCGGAGTACACCGACCACTTCCACGCCCTGCCGCTCGAGCTGCGCCAGCTGCTCGGCCGCGAGCAGCGGGGCCTCTACAAGGGGATCAGCGGCGACCTGGTCGACGACATCTACGACACGCTCTACCGCAAGAGCGCGACCGCTCCGGTCCCGACGACGCTGCTGACCGACACCGCGCTCGTCGACGCACGCTGGGACGGCAGCGAGTTCGTGCTGCGGCTGCGCCACGACCAGCTCGGCGAGGAGTACGAGCGGCGGACGGAGCGGCTGGTCCTGGCTACCGGGTACGCCGCCGCTGTGCCGCAGTGCCTCGATCCGGTCCGGCACCTGCTCGCGTTCGACGAGCTGGGGCGGTTCGCGGTGGGACGGGACTACGCCGTCGACGGTGACCGGAGGCGGGTCTTCGTCCAGAACGGCGAGGAGCACACGCACGGCCTGACGGCGCCCGACCTCGGGTTCGGGGCGTGGCGCAGCTCGACGATCCTGGCAGCGGTCACCGGCCGCGAGGTCTACCCGGTCGAGCGCCGGATCGCGTTCCAGGAGTTCGGTGTTCCGGCCGGCGCCTCGACGCTCCCCGCACGCTCGCGAGAAGGGGTGGGTCTGCGATGA
- a CDS encoding GNAT family N-acetyltransferase, with product MSGRTTARHAAFTDAVHIVIEPVEASRDTAVVHRWFSDPHAAFWQLGDLDVSAVEEYLDGVTADPHQDAWLGSVDGRPTFLVETYDPAHVLLTDVHDALPGDLGMHLLVSSPVGRPRRGLTGAVMASVMRLCFEQLGAARVIVEPDVRNAPIARKNADAGFRVLRDVRLGDKVARLSVCTPADFARSTLGGRR from the coding sequence ATGAGCGGGCGTACGACCGCACGTCACGCGGCGTTCACGGACGCCGTCCACATCGTGATCGAGCCGGTGGAGGCATCGCGCGACACGGCGGTGGTCCACCGCTGGTTCAGCGACCCGCATGCCGCGTTCTGGCAGCTGGGCGACCTCGACGTCAGTGCGGTGGAGGAGTACTTGGACGGGGTCACCGCCGACCCGCACCAGGACGCCTGGTTGGGGAGCGTCGACGGTCGACCGACCTTCCTGGTCGAGACGTACGACCCGGCGCACGTCCTCCTGACCGACGTCCACGACGCCCTCCCCGGTGACCTCGGGATGCACCTGCTCGTGTCGTCGCCGGTCGGGCGTCCTCGCCGCGGTCTGACAGGCGCGGTGATGGCGTCGGTGATGCGGCTCTGCTTCGAGCAGCTCGGAGCCGCCCGGGTGATCGTCGAGCCCGACGTCCGCAACGCCCCGATCGCGCGCAAGAACGCCGACGCCGGGTTCCGGGTCCTCCGCGACGTCCGGCTGGGCGACAAGGTGGCACGCCTCTCGGTCTGCACCCCTGCCGACTTCGCCCGCAGCACGCTCGGAGGACGACGATGA
- a CDS encoding IucA/IucC family protein, whose amino-acid sequence MNQDAPHLNPRAMERAQRHLVAKALAEFAHERLLAPVAAGDGYEVRLADGGVVYRFRAERLALEHWVIDEATLARTVDDEPRMLDAAELILELQPLLDIADDLLATYLEEIAATLAAGAYKQHQRGPSASTLLGAGFQTVEAAMTEGHPGFVANNGRIGFGLDAYRRYAPEAGRPFSLLWLAARKEVAHLSLGDGLDEDSLYEGELDASERVRFTDRLLDLGLDPAAYRLLPVHPWQWDTRISVTFAPDVARRDLVPLGPGADAYQAQQSIRTMFNRSRPDRHYVKTALAIQNMGFLRGLSPAYMRATPAINDWVADLVGLDPTLTECRFSVLRERASIGYTGDVYHRTPTASAHRKMVAALWRESPVGRVGPGERLATMASLLHRDAEGRAYASALVRASGLSPQEWLAAYLDAYLRPVVHCLLAHDLAFMPHGENVILVLGDHVPRRAVMKDIGEEVVLLRDRTLPDGVGRIVQPVDDTEKALAVFTDVFDGVLRHLAGILHVDGVLGEGEFWTAVAACVDRHAADHPDLDPQVDLRADRFAHSCLNRLQLRNTLQMVDLSSQSSSLIYAGTLANPIARTAIARTAIAPTMTEPGVIGPSTFQPAASPVRP is encoded by the coding sequence ATGAACCAGGACGCCCCGCACCTCAACCCTCGCGCGATGGAGAGGGCCCAGCGCCACCTCGTCGCGAAGGCCCTCGCCGAGTTCGCCCACGAGCGCCTGCTCGCTCCTGTCGCTGCGGGCGACGGGTACGAGGTCCGCCTCGCGGACGGCGGGGTCGTCTACCGGTTCCGAGCCGAACGCCTCGCGCTGGAGCACTGGGTGATCGACGAAGCCACGCTCGCCCGGACGGTCGACGACGAGCCCAGGATGCTCGACGCCGCCGAGCTGATCCTCGAGCTCCAGCCGTTGCTCGACATCGCGGACGACCTCCTGGCCACCTACCTCGAGGAGATCGCCGCGACGCTCGCCGCCGGCGCCTACAAGCAGCACCAGCGTGGGCCCAGCGCGTCCACGCTCCTGGGGGCCGGGTTCCAGACCGTCGAAGCGGCCATGACCGAGGGGCACCCCGGGTTCGTCGCCAACAACGGGCGGATCGGATTCGGCCTCGACGCCTATCGCCGGTACGCCCCCGAGGCCGGAAGGCCGTTCTCGCTCCTCTGGCTGGCAGCGCGCAAGGAGGTCGCGCACCTGTCGCTCGGCGACGGCCTCGACGAGGACAGCCTGTACGAGGGAGAGCTCGACGCGAGCGAACGCGTCCGCTTCACCGACCGGCTGCTCGACCTCGGCCTCGACCCCGCGGCGTACCGCCTGCTGCCCGTCCACCCGTGGCAGTGGGACACCCGGATCTCCGTCACGTTCGCCCCGGACGTCGCACGGCGCGACCTCGTGCCGCTCGGGCCCGGTGCCGACGCGTACCAGGCGCAGCAGTCCATCCGGACGATGTTCAACCGGTCGCGACCGGACCGCCACTACGTGAAGACCGCTCTCGCGATCCAGAACATGGGCTTCCTGCGCGGCCTGTCGCCCGCCTACATGCGTGCCACGCCGGCGATCAACGACTGGGTCGCGGACCTCGTCGGTCTGGATCCGACTCTGACCGAGTGCCGCTTCTCGGTGCTGAGGGAGCGCGCCTCCATCGGGTACACCGGCGACGTCTACCACCGGACCCCGACAGCGTCGGCGCACCGCAAGATGGTCGCCGCGCTCTGGCGCGAGAGCCCCGTGGGACGTGTCGGCCCAGGGGAGCGGCTCGCCACGATGGCGTCCCTGCTGCACCGCGACGCCGAGGGGCGGGCGTACGCGAGCGCTCTCGTCCGAGCCTCGGGACTGTCCCCGCAGGAGTGGCTCGCCGCCTACCTCGACGCCTACCTGCGGCCCGTCGTGCACTGCCTCCTCGCTCACGACCTGGCGTTCATGCCGCACGGCGAGAACGTCATCCTCGTCCTCGGGGACCACGTGCCGCGCCGGGCGGTCATGAAGGACATCGGGGAGGAGGTCGTCCTGCTGCGCGACAGGACGCTGCCCGACGGCGTCGGGCGGATCGTCCAGCCGGTCGACGACACCGAGAAGGCGCTCGCCGTGTTCACCGACGTGTTCGACGGGGTCCTGCGGCACCTCGCCGGGATCCTGCACGTCGACGGCGTGCTGGGTGAGGGGGAGTTCTGGACCGCGGTCGCCGCGTGCGTCGACCGCCACGCCGCGGACCATCCCGACCTCGACCCGCAGGTCGACCTGCGGGCAGACCGCTTCGCCCACTCGTGCCTCAACCGGCTCCAGCTGCGCAACACTCTCCAGATGGTCGATCTCTCGAGCCAGTCGAGCTCCCTCATCTACGCCGGGACGCTCGCCAACCCGATCGCGCGCACCGCGATCGCGCGCACCGCGATCGCGCCCACCATGACCGAACCCGGCGTGATCGGGCCAAGCACGTTCCAACCCGCCGCGTCCCCGGTGCGACCATGA
- a CDS encoding penicillin acylase family protein — protein MTAHLFRDAYGVPHVRADTWLEVAEAQGRVTALDRGSQIQVEHWRTEGRLAEHIGSDGVPWDRFARAARLADTARQAFDALGDDDRQWVGAYVAGVNAVLPRVDWPDWAPLGILHVAHVLFSDLPTLLWREHVHRTLGPVLGDAAIDLFHHDSGGSGSNAWALHGSRTRTGSPLLAGDPHRVIEIPGVYQQVRLAGPDGDVLGLAFPGVPGIAHFGHAGSVAWGITNAMAHHVDVFRERLRGTDDGEVEAYGPSGWEVATAGREQILVRGGTAVGTAWVETVRGVVVAGLEDLPAPGTETIAYAARLPARVCSDVGIASLRSLLRVRAAEDVIAAFDGWVDPVNRLLVADRDGVVLSRTVGRVPASGGAARRLPRDAWTAEPETSAWQSMPPARDVRDRRVDANERPGEAAVAFGDAYAAPYRASRIRTLLGELLDERSTLDVADMAGVHGDTLSLGADALLQHLPGPAEERPTDAAHAFAARLRAWNRRMDADSTEAALFAAWRAAMVDRLAAHPSLAPLHAPHGMGAVYEPWCDVRARVGDGILTLLATDGPARGLGIDVRSVALDALEEVAATEGVGTERAPRWGERHTLDPVRVLAGVPGAAFAALPRAGLSGDSDTVRSTATTPGVTDLCWRGSVARWIWDLSERDRSRWGVPFGAAGDPASPHATDQHAAWLQAATVPVVTAWDDLTEDTLP, from the coding sequence ATGACGGCACACCTCTTCCGCGACGCGTACGGCGTGCCCCACGTGCGTGCCGACACCTGGCTTGAGGTCGCGGAGGCGCAGGGCAGGGTGACAGCGCTCGATCGCGGGAGCCAGATCCAGGTCGAGCACTGGAGGACCGAGGGTCGGTTGGCCGAGCACATCGGCTCGGACGGGGTCCCGTGGGACCGGTTCGCCCGCGCCGCCAGGCTCGCCGACACCGCACGGCAGGCGTTCGACGCGCTCGGCGACGACGACCGGCAGTGGGTCGGCGCGTACGTCGCCGGAGTGAACGCGGTCCTGCCCAGAGTCGACTGGCCGGACTGGGCGCCGCTCGGCATCCTGCACGTCGCACACGTCCTGTTCTCCGACCTGCCGACGCTGCTGTGGCGCGAGCACGTCCACCGGACGCTCGGTCCGGTGCTCGGCGACGCGGCCATCGACCTCTTCCACCACGACTCCGGCGGATCCGGGAGCAACGCGTGGGCGCTGCACGGAAGCCGCACCCGCACCGGCAGTCCGTTGCTCGCCGGTGATCCGCACCGCGTCATCGAGATCCCCGGCGTCTACCAGCAGGTACGGCTCGCCGGACCGGACGGCGACGTCCTCGGGCTGGCGTTCCCCGGCGTGCCGGGCATCGCGCACTTCGGTCACGCCGGCTCCGTCGCCTGGGGGATCACGAATGCGATGGCGCACCACGTCGACGTGTTCCGCGAGCGCCTGCGCGGGACGGACGACGGCGAGGTCGAGGCGTACGGCCCGTCCGGCTGGGAGGTGGCGACGGCCGGCCGCGAGCAGATCCTGGTCCGCGGCGGAACCGCCGTCGGCACCGCCTGGGTGGAGACCGTACGAGGTGTCGTCGTCGCGGGACTCGAGGACCTGCCGGCACCCGGCACCGAGACGATCGCGTACGCGGCGCGGTTGCCCGCACGGGTCTGCTCCGACGTCGGCATCGCGTCGCTGCGCTCGCTGCTCCGTGTGCGGGCCGCCGAGGACGTGATCGCGGCTTTCGACGGATGGGTCGACCCGGTCAACCGGCTGCTCGTGGCGGACCGCGACGGGGTCGTGCTGAGCCGGACCGTCGGCCGGGTGCCCGCGAGCGGCGGGGCTGCACGCCGGCTCCCTCGCGACGCCTGGACGGCGGAGCCCGAGACTTCCGCCTGGCAGTCGATGCCGCCCGCGCGTGACGTCCGAGATCGCCGCGTCGACGCGAACGAGCGACCGGGGGAGGCGGCCGTCGCCTTCGGCGACGCCTACGCTGCGCCGTACCGAGCCTCGCGCATCCGGACCCTGCTCGGCGAGCTGCTCGACGAGCGGAGCACCCTCGACGTCGCCGACATGGCGGGCGTCCACGGCGACACGCTGTCACTGGGTGCTGACGCGCTGCTGCAGCACCTTCCCGGCCCCGCGGAAGAGCGCCCCACGGACGCGGCGCACGCGTTCGCGGCACGCCTACGGGCGTGGAACCGACGCATGGACGCCGACAGCACCGAGGCCGCGCTCTTCGCCGCGTGGCGTGCCGCGATGGTCGACCGGCTCGCCGCCCACCCGTCCCTCGCGCCGCTTCACGCGCCGCACGGGATGGGTGCGGTGTACGAACCGTGGTGCGACGTCCGCGCGCGGGTCGGCGACGGCATCCTCACCCTGCTCGCCACCGACGGCCCGGCCCGCGGGCTGGGGATCGACGTGCGGTCCGTGGCCCTGGACGCGCTCGAGGAGGTGGCGGCGACGGAGGGCGTAGGTACGGAGCGCGCGCCGCGGTGGGGGGAGCGCCACACGCTGGACCCGGTACGGGTGCTGGCCGGCGTCCCCGGTGCCGCCTTCGCCGCCCTCCCACGTGCTGGCCTCTCCGGAGACAGCGACACCGTGCGGTCGACCGCCACCACGCCCGGCGTGACCGACCTCTGCTGGCGAGGCTCCGTCGCGCGCTGGATCTGGGACCTGTCGGAGCGCGACCGGAGCCGCTGGGGCGTCCCCTTCGGTGCCGCGGGCGATCCCGCCAGCCCGCACGCGACCGACCAGCACGCGGCCTGGTTGCAGGCCGCGACCGTACCCGTCGTCACCGCCTGGGACGACCTCACCGAGGACACGCTGCCATGA
- a CDS encoding GNAT family N-acetyltransferase, producing the protein MTASLQDRLRTGPPGTVLQHEEIPGFGTVTVRVLDPDGDLETVHRWVSQPRARFWGLAQLPAGELRDLYAYVDGLETHHAFLVCRDDVPFALLQTYAPEHDPVGECYDPRPGDVGLHFFLGERVGTREVQWAVLVRTLVAFVLGAPAARRIVVEPDVGNERAAAMLEGLGFELGPEITMPDKTARLAFLDSERAKSLTDAVCRVLEVPVDH; encoded by the coding sequence ATGACCGCGAGCCTTCAGGACCGCCTGCGCACCGGACCACCGGGGACGGTGCTCCAGCACGAGGAGATCCCCGGGTTCGGGACCGTCACGGTCCGGGTCCTCGACCCGGACGGTGACCTGGAGACGGTCCACCGATGGGTGTCGCAACCGCGGGCGCGGTTCTGGGGCCTCGCGCAGCTGCCAGCCGGCGAGCTGCGGGACCTCTATGCGTACGTCGACGGCCTGGAGACCCACCATGCGTTCCTCGTGTGCCGCGACGACGTCCCGTTCGCGCTGCTGCAGACCTACGCGCCGGAGCACGACCCGGTGGGGGAGTGCTACGACCCCCGACCCGGCGACGTCGGGCTCCACTTCTTCCTCGGCGAGCGGGTCGGCACGAGGGAGGTGCAGTGGGCGGTCCTGGTGCGCACGCTCGTCGCCTTCGTCCTCGGTGCTCCGGCCGCACGGCGGATCGTCGTGGAGCCGGACGTGGGCAACGAGCGCGCCGCCGCGATGCTCGAGGGGCTCGGGTTCGAGCTCGGACCCGAGATCACGATGCCGGACAAGACCGCTCGGCTCGCCTTCCTGGACTCCGAGCGGGCGAAGAGCCTGACCGATGCCGTGTGTCGGGTGCTCGAAGTGCCTGTGGACCACTAG
- a CDS encoding asparaginase — translation MSDAPGPRQSRHETPAPGLGGVRGVLVIVTGGTATMAEGPSGLEVSTAGVDALRSTVDAWAAARRVPADFVLDLPMRDSAEMGPADWTRWQRRIRAALPSVAGVVLVHGTDSLAYTAGALAFALADAPCPIVVTGAQRGPYERGSDALGNLRHALDTAVSGRAGVCVAFAGRVLAAATAWKRSTTDLDGFAGEEGVSARRSRNVPAGQFHGYDPDRFVALATVTLEHWHDQLTWSRDPAGVVLRVFGGGTVPYDRRAAARLRALREAQVPVLAVSQTPAAFVDLGRYGAGRTLVDGGAVSCGAITVEAAYTKMHFLLGCDLTYATLTRWLAEDLVGESRRPA, via the coding sequence ATGAGCGACGCGCCGGGCCCACGTCAGTCGCGTCACGAGACGCCCGCGCCGGGGCTCGGGGGAGTCCGCGGCGTCCTCGTGATCGTGACGGGCGGCACGGCGACGATGGCCGAGGGTCCGTCCGGTCTGGAGGTCAGCACCGCGGGCGTCGACGCACTGCGCAGCACCGTGGACGCCTGGGCGGCGGCGCGACGCGTTCCCGCTGACTTCGTCCTCGACCTGCCGATGCGTGACAGCGCGGAGATGGGGCCGGCGGACTGGACCCGTTGGCAGCGTCGGATCCGCGCTGCGCTGCCGTCGGTGGCAGGCGTGGTGCTGGTCCACGGCACCGACAGCCTCGCCTACACCGCGGGCGCGCTCGCCTTCGCGCTCGCTGACGCTCCATGCCCGATCGTCGTGACCGGAGCGCAACGCGGGCCCTACGAGCGGGGCAGCGATGCCCTGGGCAATCTGCGGCACGCTCTGGACACGGCGGTCTCCGGACGCGCCGGGGTGTGCGTCGCGTTTGCGGGGCGGGTGCTCGCTGCGGCCACGGCGTGGAAGCGTTCGACCACCGATCTCGACGGGTTCGCGGGGGAGGAGGGCGTCAGCGCGCGGCGCTCCCGCAACGTCCCGGCCGGACAGTTCCACGGGTACGACCCCGACCGGTTCGTCGCACTGGCGACCGTCACGCTCGAGCACTGGCACGACCAGCTCACCTGGTCACGCGACCCGGCGGGAGTCGTCCTCCGCGTCTTCGGCGGCGGCACCGTGCCGTACGACCGCCGTGCCGCCGCGCGACTGCGTGCGCTGCGTGAGGCACAGGTCCCGGTGCTCGCAGTCAGCCAGACCCCTGCGGCGTTCGTCGATCTCGGCCGTTACGGGGCCGGACGGACGCTGGTCGACGGCGGCGCCGTGAGCTGTGGGGCGATCACGGTCGAGGCGGCGTACACGAAGATGCACTTCCTGCTCGGCTGCGACCTGACCTACGCGACGCTCACCCGGTGGCTCGCCGAGGACCTCGTGGGCGAGTCGCGGCGGCCGGCCTGA
- a CDS encoding peroxidase family protein produces MATTVGHETSAAEEPPPTPAPEPTTPTKPVHHGTPQRGVDVIPSSSFKTGRFGRMFRHLPVFEHSAEDMAALAARMLDPAGPPAENPDIPSGYTYFGQFVDHDVTFDPVSSLRRQNDPDALHNFRTPRFDLDSLYGRGPADQPYMYDDSGPVTKLRLGEDVGVVPGQTSGAGPDLPRNEPRQRDGEEIFFGRALIGDPRNDENLLVSQLHLTMLQFHNRVADVVGATTPLTGDDAFKETQRIVRWHYQWVVVNDFLRRIVGGAVVDDILRTETYVSDAQGSTIALVRPTFQFYKPANDAYIPVEFAVAAYRFGHSMIRGRYHINDFVKGARGDQGPIPIFGAELPPDELSNLNGFRRLPPQWAVEWKFLFDMPGADTTPQASLPIDTQLARPLADLPLSVAAHPPHALAERNLQRGVALGLPAGNTVARAMGVEPLTDDQLGIGDLSEDVRLHPPLWFYILKEAEVVADGKTLGPVGGRIVAEVLLGILAADPLSYLSVEPNWKPMAPMARDDGSFDVPQLLRFAKEA; encoded by the coding sequence ATGGCTACGACCGTCGGGCACGAGACCTCCGCCGCGGAGGAACCGCCACCCACACCCGCTCCTGAACCCACCACACCCACCAAACCCGTCCATCACGGGACGCCGCAGCGCGGAGTCGACGTGATCCCGTCGTCGTCCTTCAAGACCGGCCGGTTCGGGCGCATGTTCCGACACCTGCCGGTGTTCGAGCACTCGGCCGAGGACATGGCCGCGCTCGCCGCGAGGATGCTCGATCCCGCCGGCCCGCCGGCCGAGAACCCGGACATCCCTTCGGGCTACACCTACTTCGGTCAGTTCGTCGACCACGACGTCACGTTCGACCCGGTCTCGAGCCTGCGGCGTCAGAACGATCCCGATGCCCTGCACAACTTCCGGACACCGCGCTTCGACCTCGACTCGTTGTACGGACGCGGCCCGGCCGACCAGCCGTACATGTACGACGACTCCGGACCGGTGACGAAGCTCCGCCTCGGCGAGGACGTCGGCGTCGTACCCGGGCAGACCAGTGGTGCCGGGCCCGACCTTCCCCGCAACGAGCCCCGTCAGCGCGACGGCGAGGAGATCTTCTTCGGTCGTGCCCTGATCGGTGACCCACGCAACGACGAGAACCTCCTGGTCTCGCAGCTGCACCTCACCATGCTCCAGTTCCACAACCGCGTCGCCGACGTGGTCGGGGCGACGACACCGCTGACCGGCGACGACGCGTTCAAGGAGACGCAGCGCATCGTGCGGTGGCACTACCAGTGGGTCGTGGTGAACGACTTCCTGCGGCGGATCGTCGGCGGGGCCGTGGTCGACGACATCCTTCGTACGGAGACGTACGTGTCCGACGCGCAGGGCTCCACGATCGCGCTGGTGCGGCCGACGTTCCAGTTCTACAAGCCGGCCAACGACGCCTACATCCCGGTGGAGTTCGCTGTGGCGGCGTACCGGTTCGGGCACTCGATGATCCGCGGGCGCTACCACATCAACGACTTCGTCAAGGGTGCGCGCGGAGACCAGGGACCGATCCCGATCTTCGGCGCCGAGCTGCCGCCGGACGAGCTGTCGAACCTCAACGGCTTCCGCCGGCTGCCTCCCCAGTGGGCCGTCGAGTGGAAGTTCCTGTTCGACATGCCCGGTGCTGACACGACGCCCCAGGCGTCGCTGCCGATCGACACCCAGCTGGCCCGCCCGCTCGCGGACCTGCCGCTGTCGGTCGCGGCGCACCCGCCGCACGCGCTCGCCGAGCGCAACCTGCAGCGGGGAGTCGCCCTGGGCCTGCCGGCGGGCAACACCGTCGCCCGGGCGATGGGCGTCGAGCCGCTCACCGACGACCAGCTCGGCATCGGCGACCTCAGCGAGGACGTCCGGCTGCACCCGCCGCTGTGGTTCTACATCCTCAAGGAGGCCGAGGTCGTCGCCGACGGCAAGACGCTCGGACCGGTCGGAGGCCGGATCGTGGCGGAGGTCCTCCTGGGGATCCTTGCCGCCGACCCGCTGTCGTACCTCTCGGTCGAGCCCAACTGGAAGCCGATGGCCCCGATGGCGCGCGACGACGGGTCGTTCGACGTGCCGCAGCTCCTGCGGTTCGCGAAGGAGGCCTGA
- a CDS encoding M20/M25/M40 family metallo-hydrolase, with the protein MSTAADNLSALITCRTVSSRDSDTIDHAEFERFRTLFAQRYPRLHAQTMLTRFGGGLLFRWRGATADRPVVLMAHYDVVPVVAEDWDRDPFSGEIVDGAVHGRGALDDKGHLVAVAEAVESLLGDGFVPAHDVYLCFGDTEEISGETAEDIANHLAEQGVVPWLVSDEGGAVVQGAFPGVKVPTAMVGVSEKGIVDVLLETTAPGGHASTPARRGATARLARAIVRIDDHPFPARLSAPVVQMLEAIAPHTPPPLRQVLANAERLNRPVAQILAKVGVETAAVVRTTTTTTQLSGSPGANVIASRAWANVNIRIAVGETVTSVLERIRTLVADPSVSITAREGMDPSPVSRIDNDAFALLSATITATYPDAAVVPYVQNGATDSRHFAVHSDAVYRFSPFMMSREQRDSIHTANEYLLIEDLERGVAFFRTLLRNHV; encoded by the coding sequence GTGAGCACCGCCGCCGACAACCTGTCCGCCCTCATCACCTGCCGGACCGTCTCCTCGAGGGACTCCGACACGATCGACCACGCGGAGTTCGAGCGGTTCCGTACGCTCTTCGCGCAGCGCTACCCGCGTCTGCACGCGCAGACCATGCTGACCCGCTTCGGCGGAGGGCTGCTGTTCCGCTGGCGCGGCGCCACGGCGGACCGGCCCGTCGTGCTGATGGCGCACTACGACGTCGTCCCGGTCGTCGCCGAGGACTGGGACCGCGACCCGTTCAGCGGAGAGATCGTCGACGGCGCCGTGCACGGGCGAGGAGCGCTCGACGACAAGGGCCATCTCGTCGCGGTCGCCGAAGCGGTCGAGTCCCTGCTCGGTGACGGCTTCGTCCCCGCGCACGACGTGTACCTCTGCTTCGGCGACACCGAGGAGATCTCGGGCGAGACCGCCGAGGACATCGCGAACCACCTCGCCGAGCAGGGCGTCGTCCCGTGGCTCGTCAGCGACGAGGGCGGCGCCGTCGTCCAGGGTGCGTTCCCCGGGGTGAAGGTCCCGACCGCCATGGTCGGTGTCAGCGAGAAGGGCATCGTCGACGTCCTGCTCGAGACGACCGCACCCGGCGGGCACGCGTCGACGCCCGCACGCCGCGGCGCGACCGCGCGCCTCGCCCGCGCGATCGTGCGGATCGACGACCACCCGTTCCCGGCGCGCCTGTCGGCCCCGGTCGTGCAGATGCTCGAGGCGATCGCCCCGCACACGCCCCCGCCGCTGCGTCAGGTCCTCGCCAACGCCGAGCGTCTCAACAGGCCCGTCGCCCAGATCCTCGCGAAGGTCGGCGTCGAGACGGCCGCCGTCGTACGGACCACGACGACCACCACCCAGCTGTCAGGCAGCCCTGGTGCGAACGTCATCGCGTCGCGCGCCTGGGCCAACGTGAACATCCGCATCGCGGTCGGCGAGACCGTGACGTCGGTGCTGGAGCGCATCCGAACCCTCGTCGCCGACCCGTCCGTGTCCATCACCGCCCGCGAGGGCATGGACCCGTCTCCGGTCTCGCGGATCGACAACGACGCCTTCGCCCTGCTCAGCGCGACGATCACGGCGACGTACCCGGACGCGGCCGTCGTGCCGTACGTGCAGAACGGCGCGACCGACAGCCGACACTTCGCGGTCCACTCCGACGCGGTCTACCGCTTCTCCCCGTTCATGATGTCGCGGGAGCAGCGTGACAGCATCCACACCGCGAACGAGTACCTGCTCATCGAGGACCTCGAGCGCGGTGTGGCGTTCTTCCGAACACTGCTGCGCAACCACGTCTGA